AGGTGGCCCCGGACGCGCCGGGGCTCGAAGCGGGCGCGTACGATTTGATCCTCCTCTCGGAGGTGGATCACTTCTTCGGTGACCGGGTGGACTACCTCACCCGGCTGCGTCCCGCGCTCACGCCGCAGGGGCGCATCGCGGTGACACACCTGAGGGCCATGCGTCCCCCGCTCGCCGCCGCCGCGCAGGCCGCGGGCTACGTCATCGTCTCCGAGCACAACGACCTGCCGGACCACTACCTGCTCTTCCTGCGGCCCGCGGTGAGTCCCTGACGGCGGCCCCAACCGTCCAGAACCCAGGCCTTCGCGCGCGCGAGCGTCCACTCCCCGGCAGTCCCTGGCCCCTGTCCGCCGACAGGGCCGCCGCGCTCCGGGGAGCGCCCTACCCTTCGCGCCGCGCGAAAGCAGACGGGCGCGGCACGGAGCCGCGCCGCGCATGGGGAGACGGAAACGCCATGGGCATCAGCAAGGGCAGTGCGCAGTGGAACGGCGGGTTCAAGGACGGCAAGGGCGCGATGAAGCCTGGCCATGCGGCGGAGGTGCCCTTCTCGCTCGGCACCCGCTTCGAGGGGCAGCAGGGCAGCAACCCGGAGGAGCTCATCGGCGCGGCACTCTCCGGGTGCTTCTCCATGGCCCTGTCGGTGGGGCTGGAGAAGGCGGGCCTGAAGCCCACGCGCATCCAGACGAACGCGGACGTGCACCTGGACAAGCAGGGGGAAGGCTTCGCCATCACCACCATCGACCTCACCACCGAGGCCACCATCCCCGGCGCCGACGACGCCCAGTTCCAGAAGATCGCCGAGGAGACCAAGAAGGGCTGCCCCGTCTCCAAGGCGCTCGGGGGCGTGAACATCACGCTGAAGGCGAAGCTCGCGACCTGAGGAGGCCTGCTCCGGCATCAACCGCCGGCGCACGCGTCGCGGCAGTCCTGCCGGCACGCGACGACCTCGGGCGTGTTGCCCACGCAGGTCGTGTAGCACTGGCTCAGGCACGGCGTGAGCTCATGCTCCGCCGTGCCGGGCTCCTCCCCGGAGGGGTCCAGCACGTCTCCGGGAGGAGTGTCCGCCAACGGAGCGTCCGCGGGACCACAGGCCGTCAGGAACACTCCCACCGCGGCCAGCGTCATCATCCACTTGCGCTGCATGAGCCACCTCTCCGGCTGGACGCGGAAGGCCTCACTCTAGCCGCGAAAGCCGTGGAAGAATCCGGGCCCGTGGCCGATTCGCCCAACAGGAGGTCTTCTGAGCAGGTGGGTGAGACGGACGATGTCACGGACGCGGTTCGGCGCGCGACGAGGGGGGAGTCGTCCGCCTTCAGCGAGCTCTACCGTCGCACCCGCCCCTTGGTGGCCCGGCTGGTCGCGGGTTTCGGCACATTGGATCCCGACGAGGCGGAGGACGTCCTACAGGAGTCCTACGTGCGGGCGTTCCGGGGGTTGGCCCAGCTGAAGTCGGCGGGGGCCTTCACCCCGTGGTTGTTGACCATCGCGCGCAACCGGGCGCGCACGCGGCTGGAGCGCCGCGGCCTGCTCCAGCGGATGGAGGAGGAACTGGCGGACCCTACGCCGGAGACGGTGCCTGCCCTGCCACCCACGCTCCAGGTGGAGCGGGACATCGAGGTGGTGCGGCAGCTCATCGCGGAGCTGCCCGAAGGCGAGGAGAAGAAGACCGTGCAGCTCTTCTACATCGAGGGTCAGCTCTCAGCGCGGGAGATCGCCGAGCAGCTCGGCGTGGGAAAGAGCACGGTCACCATGCGGCTGGAGCGGTTTCGCGGGCGCATCAAGCGCGAGCTCCTCCAGCGGGTGCTCGCCGGACGGTGGGATTGAAGCCATGAGACACCTGGATGCCACCGCGATGGCCGAGCTCGCCGGGCGCGACCCCGCGGCCGTTGCCTGGTTCCGCGAGCACCTGGCCTCGCCCTGCGAGGTCTGTGAGACGTTCCTCGCCACCCACACGGACGCGCTCGACGGGCGGACGGACGCGCTGCTCCTGGCGCTCGCGCCCGAAAGGAAGGCCGAAGCGGACGTCATCCCGCTGCGCCCCCCGCCCCGCGCCCGCCGCTTCGCCCCGCCGCCCGGCCGGTACCTGGGATGGATGGCCGGCGCCATCGCGGCCTCCGTGCTGATGGTGGTGCTGGTGCCGCTGGTGAAGGGGCCCGCGCGAGGCGCCAACGCGTGGACCGGTGAGAAGGGCCCGGGCCGCATCTCCCTGGAACTGGCCGTGGTCGCGCGCGGCACCGACGGAGCCCTGCGCCGGCTGGACTCCGGCGGGGACGTCACCAGCGACGAGGTGCTGCTCTTGCGCTACCACGCCACGGAGTCCGGCACCGCGCTGCTCTACCAGCAGCGGGAGCAGCAGGCGCCGGAGCTGCTGGGCCGCTTCCCCCTGACGGCGGGCACCCATGACCTGGAGGGACCGGACGGCCTCGCGGGCGTGAGCCTGGACTCGGACGAAGGCCTGCTGTCGGTGGCGCTGGTGGCCTTCGCTCCCGGTGAGGCCGCCTCGGAGCAGGACGCACTCGCCGCGCTCACCGCGGACGGCAGCCCGGATGCACGCCCGGGAACCGTGGTGAGGTTCGACGTGCGGGTCCAATCCGGTCAGACTCTGGCCCCGTGAGGCGCCTCCTTCCCCTGCTGCTCGTCCTCCTCTGCGCCTGCGCGGGCCCGTCCGCCACGGCCGGAGACAAGGGCGGGCTCGTGCCGCTGCGGCTCGACGCCGCGGACCTGTCG
The sequence above is drawn from the Corallococcus sp. NCRR genome and encodes:
- a CDS encoding methyltransferase; the protein is MELHGVGGVEGVDAAYDRSRQPARFITALGLSPGQRVADVGAGLGYFTQRLAEAVGPTGQVVATDINDEAIRQLRARVLGRKNVEVRKVAPDAPGLEAGAYDLILLSEVDHFFGDRVDYLTRLRPALTPQGRIAVTHLRAMRPPLAAAAQAAGYVIVSEHNDLPDHYLLFLRPAVSP
- a CDS encoding OsmC family protein; the encoded protein is MGISKGSAQWNGGFKDGKGAMKPGHAAEVPFSLGTRFEGQQGSNPEELIGAALSGCFSMALSVGLEKAGLKPTRIQTNADVHLDKQGEGFAITTIDLTTEATIPGADDAQFQKIAEETKKGCPVSKALGGVNITLKAKLAT
- a CDS encoding RNA polymerase sigma factor, whose amino-acid sequence is MGETDDVTDAVRRATRGESSAFSELYRRTRPLVARLVAGFGTLDPDEAEDVLQESYVRAFRGLAQLKSAGAFTPWLLTIARNRARTRLERRGLLQRMEEELADPTPETVPALPPTLQVERDIEVVRQLIAELPEGEEKKTVQLFYIEGQLSAREIAEQLGVGKSTVTMRLERFRGRIKRELLQRVLAGRWD